One genomic region from Oceanispirochaeta sp. M1 encodes:
- a CDS encoding type II toxin-antitoxin system RelE/ParE family toxin, whose amino-acid sequence MIQSFANKETEQIWNQIFVKNISRDIQRIGLRKLIILHRAQDINDLRIPPGNRLEALSGDRIGQHSIRINGQWRICFYWNEGSPSEVEIIDYH is encoded by the coding sequence ATGATTCAATCCTTTGCTAATAAAGAAACAGAACAAATCTGGAATCAGATATTTGTAAAGAATATTTCCAGAGATATTCAAAGGATTGGACTCAGAAAACTTATTATCCTCCATAGAGCGCAGGATATTAATGACCTTAGAATACCACCTGGGAATAGATTGGAAGCATTATCAGGCGATAGAATAGGCCAACACAGTATTAGAATAAATGGACAATGGAGAATCTGCTTCTATTGGAATGAGGGGTCTCCCTCAGAAGTAGAAATCATCGACTACCATTAG
- a CDS encoding HigA family addiction module antitoxin: MNRIPDVTAGEILNEEFLKPMGISAYRLSKDTNMPATRISEIIKGRRRITADTALRLSTYFGNSAEFWLGIQDEYDLRIERIKIREELGKIPHAVAS, from the coding sequence ATGAACCGAATACCTGATGTTACAGCTGGAGAAATCCTTAATGAAGAGTTTCTGAAGCCGATGGGAATATCAGCCTATCGCCTTTCAAAAGATACAAATATGCCGGCTACTCGTATTTCTGAAATAATTAAAGGACGAAGAAGAATTACGGCAGATACGGCTCTTAGACTTTCAACTTATTTTGGTAATTCTGCTGAGTTCTGGTTAGGAATTCAAGATGAGTATGATCTCAGAATTGAAAGAATTAAAATCAGAGAAGAGTTGGGGAAAATCCCACATGCAGTTGCATCATAA